TGAGCGCGCCCGCGCGCGAGCGCGAACTGCTCGAAACGCACATCCGCAACGCGCGCCGCGTCGTCGAAGGCTCGCAGCAACTGCGCGGCGCGTTCATGAAGCTCATCCAGATGCTCTCGATGCGCCAGGATTTGCTGCCCGGCGAGGCGCTCGACGTGCTGCGCGCGACGCAATCGAACGTCCCGCCGATGAGCTACTCGACCATCTCCGAGCAGATTCTCCGCGAAATCGGCAAACGTCCCGAAGCGCTGTTCAGGAGTTTCGATCAGACCGCATTCGCCGCCGCATCGCTCGGCCAGGTGCATCGCGCGATCACCCGCGACGGTATCGAAGTCGCCGTGAAGGTTCAGTATCCCGGCGTCGAGGATACCGTCGAGCAGGATCTCGGCAATCTGAAACTGTTGCTGCGAACGCTGCAGGCGCTCGGGCATGACGTGATGCGCCAGGAAATCGACACGGGTGCGATCTACAAGGAACTCGAGCAGCGGCTGCGCGAGGAACTCGATTACGTGAACGAAGCGCGCAACATGACCGAATTCAAGCGCCGCCTCGAAGACGACGATGAGATCGTTATCCCGCGCTGCCTGAAGGAGTTGAGTTCCCGCCGCGTGCTTACGATGACCTACGTCGATGGCTATCCGCTCGCCGACGTGATGGGCGATGGGGTCGATCTCGAACTGCGCGAATGGGTCGCGCACAAGATGCACGCTTTTGCGTGGCGGCAGATCCTCGAGTTCGGCGTGCTGCACACCGATTTCCATCCGGGCAATTATGTGGTCAGCCATCATCCGCGGATGGGCGTGCTCGATTTCGGGTCGATTCGGCGCTTTCCGGAGCCGGTGCGCAAAGCCAATCTGCAGGTCGCCCGCGCGATCGTCAGCGGCGACGACAAGTTGCTCGCCGCCGGCATGATCAAGCTTGGCTACCTCGATCGCGAGCAGGATCCGGCGCCGATGGTCGAGGTGATCCATATCCTGTTCGAGCCGATGATGACTGATCGCGACTTCGATCCGCTGGAATACGATGCGGTCGCGAAAGCATCGAAGGTCGGCGAAATCGCGCTCGGCAATCGCCTTTACAAATCGCCTGCGCATAGCGTGTTCCTGATTCGCGCGCTGATCGGGCTTGAAGGAATCACCCGCGGTCTCGGCGTCAAAACCAACTATCGTCGAATCTTCAAGCAGTGCATCGATCGGATTCCAAAATGAGTTCGGCCGCGGCGGTTCGCGAATCCACGCTGCTCGACGCGCTCGAACGCCATCGCGATCATCGCTTCCGCCGCGTCCCGTCGCGGCGCGTCACCGGCGAAAAAAGCGCGCTCAGATTTATCGACGAAGTCGGATTCTGCACCGGCTTCACCGCCGGCATGGACCTGCCGTGTCTGCGCGAGGCGATCGCCGGCGCGCGCGAACCCGCGATGCCCGAGCATATTCAACACGACTACGCGATCGGGATGGCGTGGCGAATCAAGGACGCGCTGCCGGAGCGCCGGCTGGTTTACTACGGCAAAGTAATTTCCGGCCGCCCCGGCTTCGTCTCGCGCGATTTGCTGGCCGCTTTTCTCAAGCTTCGCGTCGAGCCCGGCGGCCATCGAAAAATCTACGCGCGCGGCGGACTCTCGCAATGCGCCAAACTCGTGATGGACGTGCTCGCAAAACGCGGCGCCGCCGAGACCCGGGTACTCAAGCTCTCGTGCGGATTCGCGCAACCGTCGCGGCGAGCGGAATTCGATCGCGCGATGCGCGAGTTGCAGGAAAAGTTTCTCGCGCTCAAGGTCGAAGAACGCTACGAACCGTTCAGCTATGTCTGGGACACGCTCGAGCATCGATGGCCCGACGCGATCGCCGAGGCGCGTTCGCTGACTCGCAACCAGGCCGCGTACGCGATCGTGCGGCGCTACTTCGAAATCGCCGCCTATGGCGCCGAGCGCGCAATTGCGCGCACGTTGGGTATCGATGGGTCGTTGATCGAGAGCGCCGCTCGGCGTCTCGAGCGCGAAGGGATCCTCAAGCGCGGCGTGCGGATCGATGGCCACACCGGCCCAGTCACTCTCCTCGCGCGATTCCTCGACTGAAAGTTTCGCTTGTCGCGAGCCGCAGTTCCGATCTAAACCAGAATTACAATCGGCGATTCGAAGCGAGACATTCGCAATCGGAGGAAGTTATGCCACTCGACCCGCAAGTCAAAACCTTGATGGATCAAATCGCGGCGCTGAACGGGCCCAAACTGCATACACTGTCCGCAGCCGACGCGCGCCGCGTCTCAGGCGGCATGTTCAAACTTCCCGCCGACCGGCTCGAGCAAGTACACAAGATCGAAAATCGCAAAATTCCGGCACCCGCCGGCTCGATTCCGATTCGCGTTTACACGCCCGAAGGCCCCGGACCGTTTCCGGTACTGGTTTTTTTCCACGGCGGCGGATGGGTCATCTGCGATCTCGATTCGCACGATGCGCCCTGCCGATTGCTAACCAACAAGGCCGGATGCGTAACGGTGTCGGTCGATTATCGCCGCGCGCCGGAGAATAAATTTCCGGCCGGCGTCGAAGATTGCTTCGCCGCGACGAAATGGGTCGCCGAACACGCGAGCGAACTCAACGTCGATCCGAATCGGCTGGCGGTCGGCGGCGACAGCGCGGGCGGCAATTTGTCGGCCGTGATCGCGCAGCTCGCGCGCGACGCCGGCGGCCCGAAGATCGCTTTTCAGTTGCTGATATATCCCGC
The nucleotide sequence above comes from Candidatus Binatus sp.. Encoded proteins:
- a CDS encoding AarF/ABC1/UbiB kinase family protein, with product MPKRTSLTSGRARRAMKMGELASQVGSSYLWNQLRRPFLSAPARERELLETHIRNARRVVEGSQQLRGAFMKLIQMLSMRQDLLPGEALDVLRATQSNVPPMSYSTISEQILREIGKRPEALFRSFDQTAFAAASLGQVHRAITRDGIEVAVKVQYPGVEDTVEQDLGNLKLLLRTLQALGHDVMRQEIDTGAIYKELEQRLREELDYVNEARNMTEFKRRLEDDDEIVIPRCLKELSSRRVLTMTYVDGYPLADVMGDGVDLELREWVAHKMHAFAWRQILEFGVLHTDFHPGNYVVSHHPRMGVLDFGSIRRFPEPVRKANLQVARAIVSGDDKLLAAGMIKLGYLDREQDPAPMVEVIHILFEPMMTDRDFDPLEYDAVAKASKVGEIALGNRLYKSPAHSVFLIRALIGLEGITRGLGVKTNYRRIFKQCIDRIPK
- a CDS encoding alpha/beta hydrolase, with the protein product MPLDPQVKTLMDQIAALNGPKLHTLSAADARRVSGGMFKLPADRLEQVHKIENRKIPAPAGSIPIRVYTPEGPGPFPVLVFFHGGGWVICDLDSHDAPCRLLTNKAGCVTVSVDYRRAPENKFPAGVEDCFAATKWVAEHASELNVDPNRLAVGGDSAGGNLSAVIAQLARDAGGPKIAFQLLIYPATEAELDTQSHKMFTDYFLTTDDILWFWAHYLRGPADRKDPRVAPALAKSFKGLPPALIITAEFDPLRDEGEAYGEKLRKAGVPVTVSRYQGMVHGFVSMYDALDKGKQAIDESAAALRKVFSR